One part of the Nymphaea colorata isolate Beijing-Zhang1983 chromosome 8, ASM883128v2, whole genome shotgun sequence genome encodes these proteins:
- the LOC116259349 gene encoding cell division topological specificity factor homolog, chloroplastic, producing the protein MAVMGDMVFPVVAAASVSASARPNVVWASCPYPSSRRRPSSSSLKGRTSGFVTGIRVPEKPTWPFAVFQSHGPRNDCLQCFAFTGKMVPSKSLDQEAENIILNAPRMNFFERLSLAWKILFPTPAARRNSNAKIAKQRLKMILFSDRCAVSDDAKQKIVSNVVAALSDFVEIDSEDKVQLSVSTDPDLGTMYSVTVPVRRVKPEYQDYSENYTHITNVECMDTGETSGSVDVTFNFFVPTSDKPK; encoded by the exons ATGGCAGTCATGGGGGATATGGTCTTCCCCGTCGTAGCCGCTGCTTCGGTTTCCGCTTCAGCTCGGCCGAACGTCGTCTGGGCTTCCTGCCCGTACCCCAGCAGCCGGCGGCGTCCTTCTTCTTCGTCCCTCAAG GGACGAACCAGTGGATTCGTTACTGGAATAAGAGTACCAGAGAAACCCACATGGCCATTCGCGGTGTTCCAAAGTCATGGTCCACGCAATGATTGCCTTCAATGTTTCGCTTTCACAGGGAAGATGGTTCCTAGCAAGTCATTGGACCAAGAAGCTGAAAACATCATCCTTAATGCTCCGCGGATGAATTTCTTTGAGCGTTTGAGCCTGgcttggaaaattttgtttCCAACACCAGCTGCGAGAAGGAACTCAAATGCTAAAATTGCAAAGCAGCGGTTGAAAATGATACTTTTCTCTGACAGATGTGCTGTCAGTGATGATGCAAAACAGAAGATTGTGAGCAATGTCGTGGCTGCTTTGTCTGATTTCGTGGAGATAGACTCTGAAGATAAAGTTCAACTGAGTGTGTCAACAGATCCCGATCTTGGAACCATGTACTCTGTTACTGTCCCTGTCCGACGGGTAAAGCCTGAATATCAAGATTATAGTGAGAACTACACACATATTACCAATGTTGAATGCATGGACACTGGAGAGACGTCTGGATCTGTTGACGTGacattcaatttctttgttcCTACTAGTGATAAGCCCAAATGA
- the LOC116258314 gene encoding chorismate mutase 1, chloroplastic-like encodes METKALMMSPNSSTIYGSRVLLHNPRLAPGACFLRFASVGKSIRPVVALAVSSDRVVKKDRVDQSESLTLESIRHSLIRQEDSIIFSLLERAQYCYNADAYEGNMLLPDGSQGSLVELMLKETEKLHAQVGRYKSPDEHPFFPNDLPEPLLPPMQYPQVLHPIADKININPRVWDMYFKDLLPRLVEDGNDGNCGSSAVCDTICLQALSKRIHYGKFVAEAKFQQSPAVYRTAIEAQDGAQLMNLLTYEAVEAAVKKRVETKAKLYGQELDLNGPKADELKYKIQPSLVADLYGDWIMPLTKFVQVEYLLRRLD; translated from the exons ATGGAGACGAAGGCTTTAATGATGTCTCCTAATTCTTCGACCATTTACGGCTCGAGGGTGTTACTCCACAATCCCAGACTTGCTCCAGGGGCATGTTTTCTGCGCTTTGCGTCTGTAGGGAAGAGCATTCGGCCCGTCGTGGCTCTTGCTGTATCTTCGGACAG AGTGGTGAAGAAAGACAGGGTCGATCAGAGTGAAAGTCTGACTCTTGAGAGCATCCGTCATTCTTTAATCAGACAAGAAGACAGCATAATCTTCAGCCTTCTTGAACGGGCACAGTACTGTTATAATGCTGATGCTTACGAGGGCAATATGCTCTTACCCGATGGGTCTCAGGGTTCTTTGGTTGAGCTGATGCTCAAGGAGACTGAGAAGCTTCATGCACAG GTGGGGAGATATAAAAGCCCAGATGAGCACCCTTTCTTTCCAAATGATTTGCCTGAACCTCTGTTGCCCCCAATGCAATATCCTCAG GTTTTGCATCCCATTGCTGATAAAATCAATATAAATCCTAGGGTATGGGATATGTATTTCAAGGATCTCCTTCCAAGATTGGTAGAAGACGGAAACGATGGCAATTGTGGATCCAGTGCTGTGTGTGACACCATATGCTTGCAG GCACTCTCTAAGAGGATCCACTATGGAAAATTTGTAGCTGAGGCAAAGTTCCAACAGTCACCAGCTGTTTACAGAACTGCAATTGAGGCCCAA gaTGGGGCTCAATTGATGAATCTACTAACGTATGAGGCAGTGGAAGCAGCAGTTAAGAAGAGAGTGGAAACCAAGGCTAAGCTCTATGGACAAGAGCTCGACCTAAATGGTCCCAAAGCAGATGAATTGAAGTACAAAATCCAGCCAAGCTTGGTTGCTGATCTCTATGGCGATTGGATTATGCCATTGACAAAATTTGTTCAGGTAGAGTATTTGTTGAGGAGGTTAGATTAA
- the LOC116258422 gene encoding uncharacterized protein At5g01610 encodes MEKALNRVNSLWISRKAREEFSSIGEDITSLSSAVEEKAKWIFNKLKGKEQKPLPDLLRDYGLPSGIFPRNIICYEFDERKAKLIVYMPSVCEVSFKDSSVVRYATRVKATLMRGKLTGIEGMKTKLLVWVKVSSISVESYRSDKICFTAGVNKTRLKDAYEIPRDSIRVEEF; translated from the exons ATGGAGAAAGCTTTGAACAGAGTGAACAGCCTCTGGATTTCAAGGAAAGCCAGGGAAGAGTTCTCTTCCATCGGTGAAGATATAAct TCTTTATCAAGTGCTGTGGAAGAGAAAGCAAAATGGATCTTCAACAAACTAAAAG GCAAAGAGCAAAAACCCTTGCCAGATCTTCTGCGAGATTACGGGTTGCCATCAGGCATCTTCCCCCGGAACATAATATGCTATGagtttgatgaaagaaaagcGAAGCTTATCGTATACATGCCTTCTGTCTGTGAGGTGAGCTTCAAGGATTCATCTGTGGTAAGGTATGCTACTCGGGTCAAAGCAACATTGATGCGTGGCAAGCTCACTGGGATTGAAGGAATGAAAACCAAATTGCTGGTATGGGTTAAAGTCAGTTCAATTAGTGTTGAGAGCTACAGATCGGACAAGATATGCTTTACTGCTGGTGTGAACAAGACAAGGCTCAAAGATGCATATGAGATCCCTCGTGACTCCATAAGGGTTGAGGAGTTTTGA